The Salvia miltiorrhiza cultivar Shanhuang (shh) chromosome 2, IMPLAD_Smil_shh, whole genome shotgun sequence DNA window CAAAGACGCATTTGTCTCTCGGTGACATTCCCACCGACTCGGGCTTGGAGTCCGGCGTGGGAGGGCAGATGATTCGCGCGTTTTCGGTGGTGGGCTTGGATGCCGTAGCGCGGCGACGACACCGCTGTGAGCGGTGGCGAAGAGGATGGTCCTCTTTCGATTTTTCTCGTCCCACTGCACCGACGTTGGGCCCGTGAATGGGAAACGACCGGCGAGGAAGCGTGACATTCGGAAACGTCACAATCCTTCTCCGGCGTGGCACCacgataaaagaaaaataaaataaaaatttaagtgAACGACGTTAGACGGCCGTTCAGAGTCTGGGTTTAAATGTACCCTTTTTTATTGACTATGGGCGTTTATTTGGGTCAACATCGAGAATGGCTAGggatacgctctaggggtgtcttgTTTAGGGGGCATTTATACCGTAACcctatatttattcaaaaagtaggagagaaaaataaagaagatataattatattatggAGCACacatttggtgtaaataatgagttatgtgggGATATTTGTTATATTTTGACTTTCCATTTTATAAAGTGACCTATTGAAATAGAACGtgcaaataagaaaatatgaccTATTGAATTATGACAGAGGGAGTAACAAATTTGATAGTGAAAATGAATTTTGAAAAGAACAATTGTGATCAAGACTAAGAGATTTAAGCTCAAATGAACCCTAAGAATCAGAAAGAGAACCCTTCTGCTTGTTTTACTAATCCTATGCTGTGTGTTGCTTTGGTGTTTTATCGCAAAGATGACTTCTTCAAATCTAGCAAAGTGGCGGTTGAAGGACAGATgttgtgtaatttttttttttttttgaatgataTGGCACAATACGATTTCATTTTGtgtcatgtcatttaaaaaataaaataaaaattacatagtCTCATCCAGCGAGCCATGTCGCGATTCCAAAGGCCAGAAAATAACGGCGAaacatttttgataaaaaaatctaataatttatgattttaaaaaatattttttataattcaaaatatttttaataaaatgaatataatataagatttaatatgatgatatttatatatatatagggtgcggttatagtgagaaccacaattatcgtgagaacataagaaccaataaaattattgcatctgctatacaaattaatgcatccgctattaaatttaatgcatccgaaaaaaataatttttttgctcccttcaggattcgaacccagcacctgcatccatccaccaagatgatgcatccaccgtagatcttgatgatcgaatgacttaaaatggttctccgttcttattttattagtggttcttatttgaacctctccctatatatatatatatatatatatatatatatatatatatatatatatatataattaaggggttattgccggaaaatacatgtagtttgtcaattttttggTGTGTAACATAACTTTATAATTTGACtagaaaatacaccaattttcaatttaattgtaattataacatgactttatgattaatttaatataataatatcaaaatttaacattaaatatttttaattttattttcatctatatatatatatatatagatatatttgatgaatatacatctatatgtaaataatatataatattatttactttttaacatagttccTATTACATATgtacctaaattatttattgatcctaatattttataatttgataatttaagtagataaatacttattatatatgtaatatgttaatagaatattaaaatcaaatttatatatatgcattttgtGAGttgaaaatatagaaatatatatatatatatatatatatatatatatatatatattatgaaacaattaatataaaataattaattatcaaacttaatttttataaaaaaattaattaattaattaacaatattttatacataacaatttaatatgaagttacaataaatattaagggaaaaggtgcaaattggcccccgaagtggTAGCCCCTGTAGCGTATAACCccccttactcactgtgtgtgcaactaaacccccgaactcaaaaaaatggctCAATTAAGCCCCTCTGACCAAACGGTGTTATCCCACCGTtagtcaaacttttttttttcggttaagtatcaaataagcctcTAACATGGAAGCCCTTATTACATCCAGCACCCTATGgcaaggggtgtgtcaactaagcccctaAACTACGTAATTTCAGACAATTAAACCCTCTGCCCTAACGGATAGTTAACTccgtcagtttttttttttttttctaattctctCCCctcttttgttttgtgtttCCGCCGCCACCAGTCTCCAGATCTCGGCCTCCCTCTCACGATTCCACTGCCGACTCCTCTCTGTTCTCTCCTCTCACTCACCTCTCTCTAATCACCGACACCTAAATAGTGGCCACCACCGCATCTCTCCAATTTTCGGCAACCATAGTGGGCACCATGGCCGCCGCTCGTGGTTCAAGCCCCGCCGCCGCCTGTAAGCCCTAACCCCAAAACTAGGCGCCGCCATCTGTCTCTCTTCCTCTTTTCTTGGGTCCGACCGATAGCAGCGAGGATCGTCGTCGACCGACTCATCTCTCCCCCTGGCTCTGACTAGCAGCAGCACTTAGCCCACCGACGGTCGCTCTTGCTCTACTCCAGTGAGCAACAACAGACGGCTACCACCGCCATCCGCCGACTCCAAAATCTGCACTATCTCTATCTGATTTGATAAAATCCGGGTTGTTCAACATAAGAAGGTGCACCAAACGTTCACCAATCATCTTTGGTCCATTTGGTTTGCTCGAAATATTCTCTTATTCCATGGGAAGATGGAACGTGACTCTGGTCTGGGTGTTTCGTACTCGAGAGGAGCAGATCCGTATTTCTTGCGATGCAGCGGTGGAACGTGACTCTAGTTTGGGTGTTGGGGCGTTCATCTCTGAAGGTTTTGTTGGGAATATCTGCTGCCGTTTTAGTTTTATTAAGGGGGCTTTCTCGGCTATGGAGGGTGAAGCATTGGCGATTCTGGAAGGTCTCCGGTGGAGAGAGGAACTGGGCGAGTTGCATGTTCAGTCTATGTCTTCCGGCAAGTTGCCTTATGTTATTTTTccctcaaattaaaaaaattaaaaagttaacggtgttaactctccgttaagtcggagggctTAATTGTCCGAAATTACGTAGTTtaggggcttagttgacacaccccttgcCATAGGGTGCTGGATGTAATAAGGGCTTCCACGTTAGAggtttatttgatacttaaccttttttttaattgaaaagtgGGGCCCACCATCACCATTCTTTCGCCCCATTCTTCCCATCTGATCCCTCTTCCCCACCACCCCCCCTCCACGGCCTCCCTCGCCTCCTTCCCCGCCAACATCACCTCCATCAACCTCCCCCACTCTAAATCCAAATCTGCCTCTAAGCTCATCGCCGCTGTTGTTGGCGCCGCCATCGTCATCCTCGCTCTCGCCGTTTTCATCCACTTTCGCAAGCAAGATAACCGAGAGATCGCCCGTTTTCGGAGTTCCTGTACCTCAGCTCAGATCTGGACGACGACATTAAAATGTGGTTGTTCTTCGCCTCGCGTCTTCTCCGTCCGTCCAAAGTTCTGTCCGCCGCCTTCTACCAGATCTGCGATTCCAATCACCGACAATCGGGCCGTCCAGATCTGAACTCCCGTCTCCGCCGCTTCATCGTCTGGTGTTCTTCGACGGTCGATTGCTCGCCGCCGGCTCCGCCTCAGGTGCTAATCGGTCCAACCTCGCCGTGAATCGATTGGGCTgcgagaagaagaagacgcACCGGTCTTCTTTCCCGCTCAAGAAGAAGCACCGCGCCGACATCTGCTCCCTTCGGCTTCTGCTACCTGAACTGGAAGCCACTCATCCGATGCCACGGCCCCTCCGCCGCCAAGCTGTCTCTATCACCACGCTTGGCTCAGCTACGCCCGCGTCTCCGAGATCCGCCTCGACGGCCTCGGCCTCTCCGACAAGATCAGCTGAGGCCTCGAGAAGCTCCAGCCCCTCAAGCTGCTCTCCCTCTCCAACAACAATCTCACCGTCATTATCACCCTTGACCTCGCCCTTATTCCCAATCTCGAGCACCTCAAGCTGCGCCGCAACTCCCTCTCCGGCAACCTCCCGCCTTCTCTCTCCACCGTCCAGTTTCTTGAACTCTCGCACAGCGTGAAGAAGCTGGCCGGATTCCGGCGAGAGAGGGAGGCTGAATAGTGAAGGTGGGCcccacatttaattaaaaaattaaaaaacggTTGACTAACGGAAGAATTAACGCCGTTTGGTCAGAGGGGCCTAATTGCAcggtttttttgagttcgagggttttgttgcacacacagtgagtaatggaggttatacgctataggggctaccacTTCgagggcctatctgcaccttttcccaaatattaatacatctatgatgaacaATAATCTAAATAATTAAGGTTATATTATAATTGAGATAAAAttgaaacttgatgtattttctggtcagacTATAAAATCATATTGTAATtacgattaaattaaaaattgatatattttctgATCAAATTATAAGATCATGTTATAaactataaaattgataaattacatatattttcCGGCAATAACTCCTGTAATTAATTACTCCATACAGATTGCACACTTCCATACAGCCTGTACGTGCAGATATGATTGCACTAGCGAAGAAGTTTCCTCTTAGCTCTTCACTATTATATCAAATGGGGTTAGGTCAAAAGAAATGTTTAATTAGTATGAAGTCACTATAATGATTTAAAAATCCACTAAGCCACATGCGCACTAACAATATTCTAGCAGCCTCAAGTCAATGGACCTCTCTATATATCTCTCTCCTATCCACTCATATTCATTTGTATTATCTTCGATCGCAATAAAAccttttaaattttcatttttgggcgtccataatattttaatactttttatatttgaattatAGCCcactattaataatatttattaattaatttatttttttcatcaatTTTAATACTAATTACTTTATTTATCTATGATATCGTTTCTATTTTTACCATTTTGATTCGTtcacaatattattatttccatttttatttataatagtagGGTCCATAAACTCcactcaaaataataataggatCAAAACTTCATTCACAACAATATCCATTACTATCAACTACTATCCACCAAATAGAAACAATCACATATCCATCGTGGACAAGCATAACGTGTCCACcactgatgtgacaattttaattaaggAAGAGGATTAACATATCTTAATTAAAATTGACACATCAGTGGTGGGTACGTTATGCTTGCCCATGGTGGATAGGCGATTATTTTTTATCCACCAAAACTCGTATCATCTACAAAGTGGAAATGGTattgtggacgaagggagtataagatatttttactattttcaatacactcaacaacttcgtcttaaaactcgtgtcactcgcTCCTAACATGTTTTATTGTGAAGGGAATATATGTTTACAAATTTATCATAGTTCTataatttgttatttattttaacaTCAGAAAGTAGTTTAGTAAACTTATTAAGTCTTATATTTATTccttattataaaataaaatatttttatatctacAATATCATAAAACTAAGATAAAATATAGAAATTTTTTACTCTatgtaatatttaaattcataattatcACATGAATCAAATGTATCATTttactaataaattaaataaatataagcaatATACCGAGAACTTGAGTTGAATTAGTTTTCCACCATCAGTTTCATCCAAAACATTTTCTatgaaagaaaattaataatactTCTCCGTCTCCATTTCTTCTAGACTTCTAGTATTACTATTGACTAgggctgtcaaaatgggccgaaaatggcccggcccgtagttttggccgggctgggctaggattttcaaggcccaaaaaaaaaCCGGGCCTCCCTGGCCCGGCCCATGTGGCCCGCCGGGTCACCCGGTccgcgggccaaaaagcccgccgGGCTCTTGGGCCTAAATCGGCCCGTCAGTATAGAatgtgaaaatttcaaaaatttatatctcctccCAAATTCCAATCGGCCAATCCCAATGAAACCAACTCAATCTAAGTCAATTTCTTCCATTGACGACAATGACGAGTCGAAGTCTAACTTAAGATTTAaattagcaatcaacaatcaatattaaattatttttacttgaaagatttatttattttttattattttttgtggttgttatttgattccagttgatttgattactgtattaattaatttgtgaataaatcgttttcagtttttgttgtttttgcaattagtttttgttttttttacttgtattcatattatttacatttagttttagtcatatttgtttacatttaattttagtcaattatgtaatttagatgtagattgtttaaggtcgaatttgtcttcatttttttctttaaatttgatttaatttattaatttttggagctaaaaagaaaaagaaaaaaatataatttttggcccgttttggcccggcccgcccggtagcccgtatagggccgggctgggcttcattgttcaaggcccgctgaaattttgggccggcccgacccggcccaaaaaattgcctagACCCGCTGGGTTGGGCCGGGCCGGCTCGGCCCGCAAGGTTTGACAACCCTACTATTGACTCTGACCTCTAAATTTAATAATTGAAGAGAAAACgtattaaaaatcaaaattaaccTAACAAATTATAGAAATTAGAAAGATATTGATATTCAACAACCCCACTCACTACTCactagtatataaattaaaaccaCCTCAACTCCCCACTTCCACCATTCCCCACCACCGCCATGGCCGACCACCCTCCCTCCGCCGCCGTGCTCGAGCGCTGCACCATCCAGCCGCCGCCGCACGCTGCGGAGCTAACCCTCCCCCTCGTCCACTTCGACATCAAATGGCTCCACTTCCACGCCGTCCACCGCCTCATCTTCTTCGACCTCCGCTGCTCCAAATCCCATTTCCTCCAATCCATTCTTCCCCAATTCAAACAATCCCTAATCCAAACCCTATCCCACTTCCTCCCCCTCGCCGGAAAAATCGTCCGCCCCCTCAACTCCGGCCGCCGCCCCTACTCCCGATTCGCCGCCGGCGACTCGGTCTCCCTCACCGTTGCCGAGTCCGATCTCGACTTCGCCGAACTCACCGGAAACCATCCCCGCGCCGCCGACGACTTCTACGCCTGCGTCCCCCGCCTCCCGCCGGCGGAGCGCACCTCCGacaacgacgtcgttttgcccgtCCTAGCTCTGCAGATGACGCTGTTCCCCGATCACGGCGTCTGCTTGGGGTTCACCAACCACCACGCCATCGGCGACGCCAGCTCCGTCGTCCGATTCATCAAAGCGTGGGCCACCGTGAGCAAACACGGCGGCGACGCGAAGCTGATCGGAGAGAACCCGCAGCTGCTACCGTCTTTCGACAGAGCCGCCGTGGCGGATCCCGACGGTCTCGATTCATACTACTGGAACCTAATGAAACAATCACGCGCCGTCGAGTCGCCGCCGGTATCCTTCCCTCTGAACAAGCACCGCGCCACCTTCGTCCTCACCGCCGACGACGTGCAGAGGCTTAAGCACCACGTGCAGTTTAAGGTACTAAACACCACAGCCCGATTACATAGCTGACGGGAAAATCGTAAACTATTGcatagggatggcagtggatcttggacccggtccagatccgtgcggatctggatctcaattttttggacccgacggatctggatttggatctcaattttgaaaacggatctggatctggatcttgaaattttagatccggatccggcccagatccgactcgtggatccgttttattatatatatattttttatattttatatttagtttaataataatattaactaaattaaaaataataaataaattatattcaaaagaataaaaactaaaagtaattagataaaagtattttgtgttatatttttcatgatggaaattagatgttgttgattttgtgaaatttttttaatttaatttaaaaatagtagatccatggatctggacacgtggacccgcggatctgacggatctggatttggatccaaaattttcagatccacggatctggatctggtatatgaaaacggatctggatctggtattggccagacccggtccagatccggcccgttgccatccctactaTTGCATTATATTTCTTCGAacttttggcaaataaaatcatgaattattttaaatttataattttaatgagatTTTTGAAGTGTGACAAATTAAATcgttattttttctatttttgtaatttcgtCCCTTCAATTTTTTTCGACTGTTGGATTGTTGTGTTGGAGTTTACGTGAATTAGTTCGCCACGTAATATTCATGTTGCGACGttgttttctataaaattaatgctgaatattgaaaattatggtgtAAATACATGATACAATCTCTTTATAATTtggagaaaattttaatttaaaatgtatgaaACAGCATCGTTCAAGTCTCAAAAAAATGACGTCACCTTTATTTATCCAAGTAAGCCTAAATTAAACACTCTCGCGATTGAAAAATAACTGGGGGtcaaaattgcaaaaattgaaaaagttgTGATTTATTcatcacacttcaaaagtcatgttaaaattgcaaattcgatATAGTTCGTAATTTTAATCGTCAAGACCTTATTTCTTTTCCCCGCCAAAATTATAGTTAAATTATTACTCCTTATGGTGTTTTCGtctattcataaaaattatagtgttttttttttcttctaaacattccttatattttaaatttaattcataGTCAATATTTACACAAAGGATCAATTATTTaacatatcaattttttttcaactttatatacATTTCTCaatcttttattaaaacttgtgctcTTAAACCATATTacaatttcaatttgataataaaatgTAGCTTAATTAATAAGATGTTTCTCCTCTAATTAATAGATCAAGGTTTTAAACCACCAAGGAAAAATGGGGAACCATCAACTATAGTTGATCttctttaaattaaaaaaaatattaacgcCTCCCTAAAATATGTATAAGTATTtttggcacgaattttaataaaaaatattttgatggTTTTAATGAAAAATTGTTTAAAGTGTTGATAGTGGATAAATGATCACATATTAAGTATTGTTAAATAGATTGTAGATAAGTAAGTAGAAGTTCCAAgtaaaaaattgtgaaaattatgttAAGAGTATTATCAAATATAGTGTGTGGATAAATTTGGGAGACataccaaaaagaaaatgtataCATAAATATGGATAACAGAAAGAGTATAATTTTAGTGGTCAAAAAGAGTATAATTCAATTGCATAATTAACTGAATAACCAATTCTAgtgtgtttttattattttttataattgattTGTGCTTTATTTCCTAACAGAGTAGTCGGCCGGAGCTGCGGGCGACGTCGTTCACTGTCGCCTGCGCATTCGTCTGGGTCTGCCTGGCAAGGGCCGAGGAGGCGGCGGCTGACGACGACGAAACAGAGTATTTATGCTTTGCAGCGGACTGCCGCGGGCGGCTGCAGCCGCCGCTGCCGGCAGCGTACTTTGGCAACTGCCTGGCGCTCGTGAAGGTGGAGACGGCGCACGGGGTGCTGAGGGGCGGTGGAGGGgttgcggcggcggcgacgagcATCGCGGAGGCGATAGAGAAGACGGTGAACAACGAGAAGGGGATTCTGGAGGGGGCAGAGGAGTGGCCGAAGGAGTTCGGGAAAATGATCGGGAAGCGGCTGTTCGGGGTGGCGGGGTCGCCGAGATTCGATCTCTACGACGTCGACTACGGGTGGGGGCGACCGAGGAAGTTTGAGTCGCCGTCGATCGACAGCGACACGTCGATGTCGCTGTGCAAGTCGAGGGATTTTGAAGGAGGGTTGGAGATTGGACTGTCGAGACCTATCCAAGTATTGGATGCATTTGCAGCCGTCTTTTATCAATCACTAAAGAATTTGTAGAGATTCTCTTTGAAATATGTCTTTTTCAATCACACGAGATCTTCTATATTCatcgtaatttttttatgttacGTGTGCTTTTTATTTCTCTAAGTTTCTAACTAATAGGTTGGGGTTCGAGTCACcataggagctagagtgtgagtgaattttttcatttctttgagtgtaacaatttttaaaaaaaaatgaagttccGTTTCTCTTTTGCACGAGCgacatatttttcttttatttttgtaattttggaATATAAGTTGTTGTAGATCTCTTTAAACATTTAATGATTACTCTGTAATATTTGATTTTACTGAGACAAAAAACCaacttaattttataaattcaaactGAGTTTGGGTAGTCAATGAGTATATTACTATACGAGTTTAAATTGAGGTGAGAATAAATAATTAGTAGGtatttatagtatatatatttagCGCTGGCAAAACGGACGGGCCAGGCCCAGCAGGCTTTTGAGATTGGTTGGGTCGGGCTGCCAATTTTCAGGCCCAGCCCAACCTCGACCGGGCTACAGGGCAGTCAAGCCAAACCcgtccaatatttttttttttttactaaattttgtttttatttttacaaaaaattacataaactaaaataaatctaaataataaAAGGTTACAAACTGGAAGCtacaaacaaacacaaaaaatggtgaaacaacGGCTGCATAAACTACAAGCCTAGGCTGTCTAAACTAAAAAATTGAGTTTGGCCGTCTCTCACGCATCCTACAAGCCTAGGCTGTCTAAAAAAGGGGTAGCCAATGAATCTCATTAAAATCACAACAATATACAAATTGGAATAAACATGTTATTGTGGATGTGGCCACTTCCTCAATTAAAATTGGggactttgtaattaatttatttcctaCTAAACTTTTACATCTCTACTCTACACAAACAATCTTCAACCAATAAACTGCTATTCATAGACGGCCGGACGCAAGCTTGTACACGGGCAGAATCAGATACGTTGGTTTGCTTTGAATTGTAGGGTTTCAAGTTGAAATTTTCAAAACACTATAAactacttaattaaaattagattaataaacataaaatttaaaagtacACCGGGCGGGCTTGTTAGCCCGAAAACCCAGGGCTTTTTAGCCCCGAAGCCTGATCTGCCCGGCGGACTGATTGGGCAGGCTTTTTAGGCCCGGGATTTTTTGGGCCTACATTTTATACAGCTCAACCCagctctatatatatattaaatacatTGCATTCTTATGATCTATGGTGAAGGCGTTCGAGTTTTGAGAGAACGACAGGAAACTCATTAACGAAAAAGTTGAGATCTTCGAGGACAGAGCTTGATTGTTCAACCAATTGTTGAAGTCACGTTCCATTTTTTCAAGAAGAATTTGGGAAGAAGAAGGTGTAGAAAGTGGAAGAAAATGGGAGAATGGAGAGAGTTGATGTATTGTGATGTAAAAATGATGTAAAAAGTataatatttatgaataaatataagaaaaaaaaagttaaggACCATTGCAGAacaatataaacaaataaatttttttgaaaaaatcgACAAAAGAGCCGTTTAAAAATATAGGGACGTGCATTCATATACGGACGCTGGAGCCGGGCACAAAGGGAGGGCCTCGCTTTGAGTAAAACAACACTTCAAAGTACTCACACTGTTACtcgaaataaaaatgaaaaaaatcttCCAATACATATTTCTCTATAACGGCAAACTAAGTGTGTTATTCACATATAGGATTAAACAAGCAAGCACAGAGAGAATCATattatttactccctccgtcccaatattattggccacatttcctttttagtttgtcccactattgttggccactttcttaaaatggaaatatttatcacattcaatctcttactttatcacattatctctcctattttatcactttattacattctctctcatacttaatcacattctctctcctactttattacttttatactccctccgtcccaatattgttggccacatttcctttttagtttgtcccactattgttggccactttcctaaaatggaaatatttatcacattcaatctcttactttattacattctctctcctactttatcacattctctctcctactttatcattatctctcctactttatcacattctctctcctactttatcattttatactatattacccacacacttaaaatactaatctacaactccttaattcccgtgccgaaaccaaatgtggccaacaatattgggacggaaggagtactatattacccacacacttaaaatactaatctacaactccttaattcccgtgccgaaaccaaatgtggccaacaatattgggacggagggagtagtaaaaataaaaaggtgGGATATTCATACATTCTTGATTCTATGATCAAAGAATCTTCAACACGATCTGGTTGAAAATGAAAGGACTTCTCGAGACATGTCAATATAATGACAAACTAAGTGTGTCATTCACataaaggtttttttttttaagcaaGAACAAAgagatttattataaattataaattcttGATTCCATGATCAAAACATGCAGCAAAAGCCTCCATTTCGAGCTTAGGCAAAGACAATCCAATCTCCAAGCCTCCCTCAAAATCCCTAGACTTGCACAACGAGAATGCGTATTTCTCCCCATCAATCGACAACACCTCCACTTTCCTCGCCTTCCCGAACCCGAAATCCGCGGCGTAGAGGTCGACTCTGGCCGAACCAGACACGGCCAAAAACGACCCCTGCACCGCGGACATGATCTCATACCCCCAATTCTCCACACCTTCTAGAATCTTCTTCTTGTCACCCACCCTATCCTTAATGGCCTTCGCAGTAGCCTGAGCTGCGGCGAAGACCCCACCGTCGGAAATTATCTCCCGGCGCCGGACTCTAGCCAG harbors:
- the LOC131012592 gene encoding malonyl-coenzyme:anthocyanin 5-O-glucoside-6'''-O-malonyltransferase-like — protein: MADHPPSAAVLERCTIQPPPHAAELTLPLVHFDIKWLHFHAVHRLIFFDLRCSKSHFLQSILPQFKQSLIQTLSHFLPLAGKIVRPLNSGRRPYSRFAAGDSVSLTVAESDLDFAELTGNHPRAADDFYACVPRLPPAERTSDNDVVLPVLALQMTLFPDHGVCLGFTNHHAIGDASSVVRFIKAWATVSKHGGDAKLIGENPQLLPSFDRAAVADPDGLDSYYWNLMKQSRAVESPPVSFPLNKHRATFVLTADDVQRLKHHVQFKSSRPELRATSFTVACAFVWVCLARAEEAAADDDETEYLCFAADCRGRLQPPLPAAYFGNCLALVKVETAHGVLRGGGGVAAAATSIAEAIEKTVNNEKGILEGAEEWPKEFGKMIGKRLFGVAGSPRFDLYDVDYGWGRPRKFESPSIDSDTSMSLCKSRDFEGGLEIGLSRPIQVLDAFAAVFYQSLKNL